In Nitrospiraceae bacterium, the genomic stretch TGTTTCGCGACGGACACAAACTCTATCGTGCCTTTTATGAGGCGCTCCCTATCGAAGAAAGCTATAAAGCGGTGATCATGGATCGCCTTGACAATGTGATGGGGGCTGTCGTTCAGGGCACCCTGCTCACGGCCCTGGCACAGGGTTTCACCGCAGGGCTTGCCTACTGGGCGTTGGGCGTCCCGTTTTCCGTTTTTCTGGGAGCCCTGAGCGCCCTTCTTTCTCTAGTGCCGATCGGCGGCACGGCATTAGTCTGGGGCCCGGTCGCCGCATATCTTGTCTGGACCGGCCCCATTTGGAAAGGCATCGTCATGATCGGCATCGGGATCGGGTTAGTCGGGCTCATGGATAATTTATTGAAACCGTTTCTCGTCGGATCGAAAGCGGACTTGCCGGTCCTGTTTCTCTTCTTCGCCTCGTTAGGGGGGCTCGCCTACTTCGGGTTCATCGGATTGTTTCTTGGCCCGATTCTGCTTGGGATCGCCGTGGCGGTCTTTCAAATTTACCGTGAGAACTATCAGGCTCAGGCCGGGCTTTTGGTAAAAGCAGAATCGGGACACCCAAAAGAGCCGGGCAACCCCATCATGAAATAGGAGGGTTGACGTATGAGTGTCATCGGTTGGATCGTCTTCGGATTAATTGTGGGAGTCGTTGGAAAAATCCTCATGCCCGGCAAAGATCCGGGAGGGTTTCTCGCTACTGTCGCTATCGGGATCATTGGGGCGCTCTTCGGTGGAATGCTCGGGCGAATGATCGGCATGTATGGCCAGGATGATCCCGTCGGGTTTGTCATGGCCGTTATCGGGGCCATCCTGTTTCTCTGGCTCTACCGGGTGGTAACCCGACGTGGAGACACCTGACGTCAACCATTTCCCCCGGACTGTGTGGACCTGTTCTTTCACTCACTGACGAGTCATGTGTCCTGCTCCCACGTGAGGAGAATGACCCAAGATGGGATCTCGCCTGGATTCCGGGTGCAGATAATCACCT encodes the following:
- a CDS encoding AI-2E family transporter; this encodes MSPQVLSAAFLLLCSLLLYVLALIFAPFMTPILWAMILVRLFYPLYQWLTHKLGDRTTASAALSTLSVMLLAVLPVAYLVFLVVTETLNAYQLAMNWVQEGGLQRLPDLVARLPLIGNVSQELLGRLVLAYADLQPNLVEGGKAVSGVLLSGVGGLATNAIDLVMDFFVILFTLFFLFRDGHKLYRAFYEALPIEESYKAVIMDRLDNVMGAVVQGTLLTALAQGFTAGLAYWALGVPFSVFLGALSALLSLVPIGGTALVWGPVAAYLVWTGPIWKGIVMIGIGIGLVGLMDNLLKPFLVGSKADLPVLFLFFASLGGLAYFGFIGLFLGPILLGIAVAVFQIYRENYQAQAGLLVKAESGHPKEPGNPIMK
- a CDS encoding GlsB/YeaQ/YmgE family stress response membrane protein, with product MSVIGWIVFGLIVGVVGKILMPGKDPGGFLATVAIGIIGALFGGMLGRMIGMYGQDDPVGFVMAVIGAILFLWLYRVVTRRGDT